A region from the Sutcliffiella horikoshii genome encodes:
- a CDS encoding YciI family protein, whose protein sequence is MLFMLIVKASTNSEGGNRPNSELNAAMSKYNEELVEAGVRVMAKGLHPSSNGMRISFPEPGGEPVVTEGPFPEPNNLVAGFILIDVESKEEAVKWAMRMPDPQGYGEGQIELRQVFEF, encoded by the coding sequence ATGTTATTCATGCTAATCGTCAAAGCATCAACAAATTCGGAAGGTGGAAACCGACCGAATTCCGAGCTGAATGCAGCTATGTCGAAATACAATGAAGAATTAGTAGAGGCGGGCGTGCGAGTGATGGCGAAAGGACTACACCCAAGCTCAAACGGAATGCGCATTTCTTTCCCAGAGCCAGGTGGGGAGCCAGTAGTGACGGAGGGGCCTTTCCCTGAACCGAACAACCTGGTTGCGGGTTTTATTTTAATTGATGTGGAGTCGAAGGAAGAGGCTGTAAAGTGGGCGATGCGAATGCCGGATCCTCAAGGATATGGGGAAGGCCAGATTGAATTGCGCCAGGTATTTGAATTTTAA
- a CDS encoding DUF1048 domain-containing protein, translating into MSFLEKIIGSLNDKKEWREMEARAKALPTEYRNAYYAIQKYMWTAGGPTDWKECSRIFGGILELFEQGAAEGKKVTDLTGEDVAAFCDELVKDTETYKDKYRKKLNDTVNRG; encoded by the coding sequence ATGAGCTTTCTAGAGAAAATCATCGGAAGTTTAAACGATAAAAAGGAATGGAGAGAAATGGAGGCGCGCGCGAAAGCACTTCCTACTGAGTACCGCAACGCATACTATGCGATCCAAAAGTATATGTGGACCGCTGGCGGGCCGACTGACTGGAAGGAATGCAGTCGAATATTCGGTGGCATTCTAGAACTTTTCGAGCAAGGCGCAGCAGAAGGCAAAAAAGTAACAGACCTCACAGGAGAAGACGTGGCAGCTTTCTGCGATGAGTTAGTGAAGGATACGGAAACTTATAAAGACAAGTATCGGAAGAAGTTGAACGATACGGTTAACCGGGGTTGA
- a CDS encoding PadR family transcriptional regulator produces the protein MDNITEMLKGVLEGCVLEIISRGETYGYEITQQLRTLGFTDVVEGTVYTITMRLEKNNLVNIEKKPSTMGPPRKFYTLNAAGQEHLKTFWGKWEFVSSKINELKTKDLSKGEIL, from the coding sequence TTGGATAATATTACGGAAATGCTGAAGGGAGTGCTGGAGGGTTGTGTGCTGGAGATTATCAGCCGCGGCGAAACGTACGGCTATGAGATTACGCAACAACTGCGGACACTAGGCTTCACAGATGTGGTGGAAGGCACTGTTTATACGATTACGATGCGCCTTGAGAAAAACAACCTGGTGAACATCGAGAAAAAGCCGTCCACCATGGGACCGCCGAGAAAATTTTACACACTTAATGCAGCAGGCCAAGAGCACCTTAAAACGTTTTGGGGAAAATGGGAATTCGTTTCAAGCAAAATAAACGAACTTAAAACAAAAGACTTATCAAAAGGAGAGATACTATGA
- a CDS encoding cytochrome c biogenesis CcdA family protein — protein sequence MSDVGVIFSLFAGTLSFFSPCVFPLLPAYLTHLTGGKMADKKMLVDRKKVFLRSIGFIIGFSIIFISLGASASFVGKLLMEYRIALMQVAGLLIIIFGLQMAGFLKFKFLMKEKKFEYSNKSKSMFGSVLLGMAFASGWSPCVSLALSSILLLASSTETLNQGIMLLGFYSIGMAIPFLVISLVLVYSLKVVRKINRYLSKLSFINGVVMIALGFLVLTGQMQKISAWLSIYNLFPQ from the coding sequence ATGAGTGATGTTGGTGTTATTTTTTCGTTGTTTGCGGGGACTTTGTCTTTTTTTTCGCCGTGCGTTTTTCCGTTGTTACCTGCATACCTAACGCATTTGACAGGTGGTAAGATGGCGGATAAAAAAATGTTGGTGGATCGGAAGAAGGTGTTTTTGCGCTCGATTGGCTTTATTATCGGCTTTAGTATTATTTTCATTTCCTTAGGTGCTTCTGCGAGCTTTGTGGGGAAGCTGTTAATGGAATATAGAATTGCTTTGATGCAAGTAGCAGGATTGTTGATTATCATTTTTGGATTGCAGATGGCGGGGTTCTTAAAATTTAAATTTCTTATGAAAGAAAAGAAGTTTGAGTACAGTAATAAATCAAAGAGTATGTTTGGTTCTGTCCTCTTGGGAATGGCGTTTGCGAGTGGTTGGTCTCCGTGTGTGAGTCTCGCGTTATCCTCGATTTTACTGTTGGCAAGTTCCACCGAGACGTTGAATCAGGGGATCATGCTATTAGGATTCTACTCGATCGGGATGGCGATTCCTTTTCTGGTGATTTCACTGGTACTTGTTTATTCTTTAAAGGTAGTCAGGAAGATCAACAGGTACCTATCCAAGCTGTCCTTCATTAATGGCGTGGTCATGATCGCCCTTGGTTTTCTTGTTTTAACAGGCCAGATGCAGAAAATAAGTGCATGGCTTTCTATTTATAATTTATTTCCGCAATGA
- a CDS encoding response regulator transcription factor, with the protein MIQEKLIGKTVLIVENDQEIRKLLRTNLEKEGYEVLEAPDGNRAKKMIPKLDPCILLLDLSLPKISGEEICRWVRDDLKSLMPIIIISAKAEEGDIIKGFKLGADDYVVKPFRPAELMMRIEAVLRRTAARCGKLSFTGFTLKPAKGEALINGSPLNLTKFEFKLLHFFMQNSDQVLTREQILNSIYEHHEKMVSDRTIDVHIKHLREKIKMYTPKDYIQTVRGMGYKFVGQ; encoded by the coding sequence GTGATACAAGAGAAATTGATTGGTAAAACGGTGTTGATTGTAGAGAATGATCAAGAGATACGCAAGCTCCTTAGAACCAATCTGGAAAAGGAGGGGTATGAGGTGCTCGAGGCTCCAGATGGGAATAGGGCGAAGAAAATGATTCCGAAACTGGACCCGTGTATCCTCCTATTAGACCTTTCTCTTCCTAAAATTAGCGGGGAAGAAATCTGCAGATGGGTTCGAGATGATTTGAAAAGCTTGATGCCGATCATCATTATCTCAGCAAAAGCGGAAGAAGGAGACATAATCAAAGGCTTCAAGCTGGGTGCGGATGATTATGTGGTCAAGCCGTTCCGCCCCGCAGAATTGATGATGCGAATAGAAGCGGTTCTAAGAAGGACGGCGGCCCGCTGCGGGAAGCTCAGCTTTACTGGTTTTACACTAAAGCCCGCTAAAGGGGAAGCTTTAATCAATGGCAGTCCGCTGAATCTCACCAAGTTTGAATTTAAGCTTTTACATTTTTTTATGCAAAATTCGGATCAGGTGCTGACCAGGGAGCAAATCTTAAATTCCATCTACGAGCATCATGAAAAAATGGTGTCGGATAGAACCATTGATGTCCATATCAAGCATTTACGCGAGAAAATAAAGATGTATACGCCAAAGGACTATATTCAAACGGTCAGGGGAATGGGCTACAAATTTGTCGGCCAATAA
- a CDS encoding OsmC family protein has translation MKFLIEADRVIADLTSSQLVISPTPGVGVRPYELLISSLIGCGGTLLKTILEKKRVSYEKLEMEADSIRNPSQANRIERITITANIFSKDELTLGQREKISSLVMKNCGMIQSVLPAIKVELLINRIHDEGEPE, from the coding sequence ATGAAATTTTTAATAGAAGCGGACCGGGTAATCGCAGACCTGACATCAAGTCAATTGGTCATATCACCCACACCAGGTGTTGGGGTCAGACCCTATGAGCTTTTGATCTCATCCCTTATTGGGTGCGGTGGGACCTTGCTTAAGACAATCCTGGAAAAGAAAAGAGTAAGCTATGAAAAGTTAGAAATGGAAGCAGATTCTATTCGGAACCCGAGTCAGGCTAATCGGATCGAAAGGATCACGATAACAGCGAATATCTTTTCTAAGGATGAGCTGACACTTGGCCAACGTGAAAAGATCTCCTCCTTGGTGATGAAAAATTGTGGGATGATCCAATCCGTTTTGCCTGCAATCAAAGTGGAACTTTTGATAAATAGGATTCATGACGAGGGAGAGCCGGAGTGA
- a CDS encoding redoxin domain-containing protein, which produces MNKNLLSIAIILLAVAIIFVNVWEKPASEENSEATSVDVTKDESIPGVDLGEVQEGNQAPDFTLTTLEGEELKLSDYRGKKVILNFWATWCPPCKAEMPHMQSFYEENHEEVEVIAVNLTNMDKGEEAINSFVEDYELTFAIPLDEAGDIGMQYQAFTIPTSYAIDEDGIIQKKIIGPMDEAMMKSIVDGME; this is translated from the coding sequence GTGAATAAGAACCTTTTATCGATTGCCATCATTTTGCTCGCTGTAGCAATCATTTTCGTGAACGTGTGGGAGAAACCAGCTTCAGAGGAAAATAGTGAGGCAACAAGTGTGGATGTCACAAAAGATGAAAGCATCCCGGGAGTAGATTTAGGAGAAGTGCAGGAAGGGAACCAAGCCCCTGATTTTACTTTGACGACACTCGAAGGGGAGGAATTAAAGCTCTCAGATTACAGAGGCAAAAAGGTCATCTTGAATTTCTGGGCGACCTGGTGTCCGCCATGTAAAGCAGAAATGCCACATATGCAAAGTTTCTACGAAGAAAACCACGAAGAAGTCGAGGTCATCGCTGTGAATCTCACCAATATGGATAAAGGGGAAGAGGCAATCAACAGCTTTGTAGAAGACTACGAGCTCACCTTCGCCATCCCACTTGATGAAGCCGGCGACATCGGCATGCAATACCAAGCCTTCACCATCCCCACCAGCTACGCCATCGATGAAGATGGAATCATTCAGAAAAAAATTATCGGTCCAATGGATGAAGCGATGATGAAGAGTATTGTGGATGGAATGGAGTAA
- a CDS encoding DinB family protein, with translation MFMSVNDFLNEWKQEAAVTQKVLDVLTDESLNQEVSPGLYSVGSLAWHITGSAYYFPAQVGIKFEVPDLQKETPKSAAEISETYKTVSQRFTQAFSEQITDETMNKMVNLFGGDMPLQAVFRLLIQHQVHHRGQLTVLMRQADLKVPGVYGPSKEEWEAMNAQKS, from the coding sequence ATGTTTATGTCAGTTAATGATTTCTTAAATGAATGGAAACAAGAAGCCGCTGTTACCCAAAAAGTGTTGGATGTGCTGACTGATGAATCGTTGAATCAGGAAGTTTCCCCAGGATTATACAGTGTTGGAAGCCTTGCTTGGCATATTACAGGGTCCGCTTACTACTTTCCTGCCCAAGTTGGTATAAAATTTGAGGTTCCTGATCTTCAAAAAGAGACCCCAAAATCTGCTGCTGAAATCAGCGAGACTTACAAAACAGTAAGTCAGCGCTTTACACAAGCATTTTCTGAACAAATTACAGATGAAACGATGAATAAAATGGTTAATTTATTTGGTGGAGACATGCCACTTCAGGCTGTTTTTCGTCTGCTTATCCAACATCAGGTACATCACCGCGGTCAATTGACGGTCCTTATGAGACAGGCAGACTTGAAAGTTCCTGGGGTATATGGTCCTAGTAAAGAAGAATGGGAAGCAATGAATGCTCAAAAGAGCTGA
- a CDS encoding aspartate/glutamate racemase family protein produces the protein MKVIGLIGGMSWESSVEYYRIINQEVKRRLGGLHSAKCLLYSVDFHEIERYQSGGAWDKAGEVLGDAARSLELGGADFIVICTNTMHKVVNEIQSKITIPLLHIADATAAQIKEKGINSVGLLGTRYTMEQDFYKSRLEMNGIKVIVPSEQEREIINKVIYEELCLGKIQEKSRDYYKKVIHGLIESGAKGTILGCTEIGLLVKPEDSDVPLFDTAYIHALEAVNMSLE, from the coding sequence ATGAAGGTTATTGGTCTTATTGGCGGAATGAGTTGGGAATCTTCTGTGGAGTATTATCGGATAATCAATCAAGAGGTTAAGAGAAGATTGGGGGGATTACATTCAGCGAAATGTCTATTATACAGTGTCGATTTTCATGAAATAGAACGGTACCAATCAGGAGGCGCCTGGGATAAGGCCGGGGAAGTGTTAGGTGATGCTGCGCGTTCTTTAGAATTGGGGGGAGCGGACTTTATTGTCATTTGTACCAATACGATGCACAAAGTTGTAAATGAGATCCAATCAAAAATAACTATCCCCCTATTGCATATCGCAGATGCAACCGCAGCACAAATTAAAGAGAAAGGAATTAATTCGGTTGGATTACTAGGCACAAGGTACACAATGGAACAAGACTTTTATAAATCACGTTTGGAGATGAACGGCATAAAAGTTATTGTACCAAGTGAACAGGAAAGAGAGATTATAAACAAAGTCATTTATGAAGAGTTATGTTTGGGTAAGATTCAAGAAAAATCAAGAGATTACTATAAAAAAGTTATCCATGGCTTAATCGAATCTGGTGCCAAAGGGACTATCTTAGGCTGTACCGAAATTGGATTATTGGTAAAACCGGAAGATTCAGATGTTCCTCTATTTGACACGGCTTACATCCATGCTTTGGAAGCGGTGAATATGTCATTAGAATGA
- a CDS encoding ASCH domain-containing protein has translation MKKMTLWGRDEQDDRLVLEVIRGEKTATCTPKVWYYDSPEEPPTEVGDYVAVYDQQGKHRCTILITENYEIRFGDVDERIAKAENTNSIEEFRKDHVVSWEDALRQEGNGLDDNTVIVVEHFELVEKL, from the coding sequence ATGAAAAAAATGACGTTATGGGGAAGAGACGAACAGGATGATAGATTGGTTTTAGAAGTCATAAGGGGAGAGAAAACAGCAACATGTACACCAAAGGTTTGGTATTATGATTCCCCAGAGGAACCACCCACAGAAGTAGGTGATTACGTAGCGGTATATGATCAACAGGGGAAACACAGGTGTACCATCTTGATTACCGAAAATTATGAGATACGTTTTGGAGATGTGGACGAGAGGATTGCGAAAGCAGAAAACACTAATTCAATAGAGGAGTTTCGCAAAGACCACGTCGTTAGCTGGGAAGATGCGTTAAGACAAGAGGGTAATGGATTAGATGATAATACGGTTATTGTAGTAGAGCACTTTGAGTTAGTGGAGAAATTGTAG
- a CDS encoding MBL fold metallo-hydrolase, protein MSQDMNYSDDNKFIPVTSISAHSGKHVTLDLYYYTNQVVNICIYGNSEDWVLIDTGMPKSAREILSVVENHLGKGARPKAIILTHGHFDHVGASVELVRHWEVPVYAHELELPYLTGKSDYPEPDPSVEGGLVAKVSSYFPNETTDLSGHVHALPADGTVPGMEGWRWIHTPGHSPGHVSLFRESDRTLIAGDAFVTVRQDSLYKVLVQQQEVCGPPRYFTTDWHAAWESVKKMEALKPQVAVTGHGPAMEGEELAQGLTKLVQNFESIAIPDYGKYV, encoded by the coding sequence ATGTCTCAAGATATGAACTATAGCGATGACAATAAATTTATCCCGGTGACCTCGATTTCGGCACATAGTGGGAAACATGTCACCTTGGATTTGTATTACTACACGAACCAAGTGGTGAATATTTGCATCTACGGAAACTCGGAGGACTGGGTGTTGATTGATACAGGAATGCCGAAGTCCGCAAGAGAGATTCTTTCTGTGGTGGAGAACCATTTAGGGAAAGGTGCCCGCCCGAAAGCAATCATTTTGACGCACGGTCATTTTGATCATGTCGGGGCGTCGGTGGAGCTGGTGCGGCATTGGGAGGTTCCGGTGTATGCGCATGAGCTGGAGCTTCCGTACCTGACCGGAAAAAGCGATTATCCTGAGCCGGATCCGAGTGTAGAAGGGGGCCTCGTTGCGAAAGTGTCCTCCTATTTTCCCAACGAAACAACCGATCTCAGCGGGCATGTCCATGCACTCCCTGCTGACGGTACTGTACCGGGTATGGAAGGCTGGCGCTGGATTCACACGCCAGGTCACTCGCCGGGACATGTCTCTCTGTTTCGCGAGTCAGACCGCACCCTCATCGCAGGGGATGCGTTTGTCACAGTAAGGCAGGACTCGCTGTATAAAGTGCTTGTCCAACAACAGGAAGTCTGCGGGCCGCCGCGGTATTTTACAACGGATTGGCACGCGGCATGGGAATCAGTGAAAAAAATGGAAGCGTTAAAGCCGCAAGTTGCCGTCACTGGTCATGGGCCGGCCATGGAAGGTGAGGAACTGGCCCAAGGACTCACTAAACTTGTACAAAATTTTGAATCAATCGCTATTCCGGACTACGGAAAATATGTATAA
- a CDS encoding zinc-dependent alcohol dehydrogenase translates to MKAVTYQGKNTVVVKKVEAPKIQDREDVIIRITSTAICGSDLHLYQGNFPLPIGYIIGHEPMGIVEEVGPDVTKVKKGDRVVIPFTVACGRCHYCEHELESQCDNSNPHYDSGGYFGYSEKFGNHPGGQAEYLRVPFGNFTPFVIPEDCELEDESLLLLSDVLPTAYWSVVNAGVKEGDTVIVLGCGPVGLMAQQFAWQKGAKRVIAVDYIGNRLQHSKQHMQTEVFDFTKYDDMGETLKEVTKGGADVVIDCVGMDGKKSPLEWVEQKMKLQGGTLGPIQIATKAVRKAGTLQITGVYGGLYNMFPLGPFFTRNINIRMGQAPARHFMPHLYDQIKSGKLDPTKIITHKMSLDEAAHGYDIFNKKEDDCIKVILKP, encoded by the coding sequence ATGAAAGCAGTCACCTACCAAGGGAAAAACACAGTAGTGGTAAAAAAAGTAGAAGCACCAAAAATTCAGGACCGTGAAGACGTCATTATCAGGATAACTTCGACTGCCATCTGTGGATCGGATCTTCATCTATACCAAGGGAATTTCCCATTACCGATCGGCTATATCATCGGGCACGAACCAATGGGGATTGTGGAGGAAGTGGGACCGGACGTGACAAAGGTGAAAAAGGGTGACCGCGTTGTCATCCCATTTACCGTCGCTTGCGGAAGATGCCATTACTGCGAACACGAGCTGGAAAGTCAATGTGATAACTCCAACCCGCACTATGACTCCGGAGGATATTTCGGCTACTCCGAAAAATTCGGAAATCATCCTGGCGGACAGGCAGAATACCTGCGCGTCCCGTTTGGCAACTTTACCCCATTTGTCATCCCGGAGGACTGCGAGCTGGAGGATGAATCACTCCTCCTCTTATCGGACGTCTTGCCAACTGCCTACTGGAGCGTGGTGAATGCAGGTGTGAAAGAGGGAGACACGGTCATTGTCCTAGGCTGCGGACCTGTAGGACTCATGGCCCAGCAATTCGCCTGGCAAAAAGGTGCCAAACGAGTCATCGCCGTCGATTACATTGGCAACAGGCTACAGCACTCCAAGCAACACATGCAAACAGAAGTCTTCGATTTCACCAAATATGACGACATGGGCGAAACCCTCAAGGAAGTGACAAAAGGCGGAGCCGACGTTGTCATCGACTGCGTCGGGATGGACGGGAAAAAGTCCCCGCTAGAATGGGTCGAGCAAAAAATGAAACTTCAAGGCGGAACACTTGGCCCGATCCAAATTGCCACCAAAGCCGTGCGAAAAGCAGGTACGTTACAGATTACAGGTGTGTATGGCGGATTGTACAATATGTTCCCGCTAGGACCGTTTTTCACCAGGAACATCAATATAAGAATGGGACAGGCCCCAGCTCGTCATTTTATGCCACACCTGTATGATCAAATTAAGAGTGGGAAACTTGATCCGACCAAAATCATTACACATAAAATGTCCTTGGATGAGGCAGCGCATGGATACGACATATTTAACAAAAAAGAAGATGACTGTATTAAGGTGATTTTGAAGCCATGA
- the tenA gene encoding thiaminase II, which produces MKFSEQLRREADPIFQAIFEHPFVKGIGGGNVPKEALIHYVEQDFEYLSTFCRIYGLAVSKCTDREDMAFFQQQIGFVLNSEVHPHNNFCEVAGVRYEELQKAPLAPTAHHYTRHMMEAAANGTLGETLAALAPCPWTYWEIGKKLIQEVKPTPDHPFYEWIMFYGNEEVTSITQVFMDKIDACASTAGEEEKQRMRDHFITSTQLEHQFWTMAYTQEKWPVALDRVRV; this is translated from the coding sequence ATGAAGTTTTCAGAGCAGTTACGAAGAGAGGCAGATCCCATTTTTCAGGCGATTTTTGAACATCCGTTTGTAAAAGGGATCGGGGGAGGAAATGTACCAAAAGAGGCACTTATTCATTATGTAGAGCAAGATTTTGAGTATCTATCAACTTTTTGCAGAATTTATGGTCTGGCTGTTTCTAAATGCACCGACCGGGAAGATATGGCATTTTTTCAACAACAAATAGGGTTTGTGTTAAATTCTGAGGTGCATCCACACAATAATTTTTGTGAAGTAGCTGGCGTGCGTTATGAGGAATTACAAAAAGCACCACTTGCTCCGACTGCCCACCACTATACACGGCATATGATGGAAGCGGCAGCAAACGGGACACTAGGCGAAACACTTGCTGCCCTTGCCCCTTGCCCTTGGACATATTGGGAAATTGGGAAAAAGCTTATTCAAGAAGTGAAGCCAACACCTGATCATCCTTTTTATGAATGGATCATGTTTTACGGAAACGAGGAAGTGACTTCGATCACACAAGTGTTCATGGACAAAATTGATGCTTGTGCATCAACAGCAGGTGAAGAAGAAAAACAACGTATGCGAGACCATTTTATAACGAGCACACAATTAGAACACCAATTTTGGACAATGGCTTATACGCAGGAAAAGTGGCCTGTTGCTTTGGATCGGGTTAGAGTTTAG
- a CDS encoding PadR family transcriptional regulator, protein MTETAFYILLSLTEPRHGYGIIKHVEEISNGRIRLGSGTIYGTLTKMQKDGVITVFADAERKTVYEITDSGKELITAEIERLKELHGNALKYEGEFL, encoded by the coding sequence ATGACTGAAACCGCATTCTACATATTGCTGTCATTGACAGAACCGCGCCATGGCTATGGAATCATCAAACACGTCGAAGAAATCTCTAACGGTCGTATCCGCCTGGGCTCTGGAACCATTTACGGAACGCTGACGAAAATGCAAAAGGATGGAGTTATCACCGTGTTTGCGGATGCCGAGCGGAAAACGGTGTACGAAATCACCGATAGCGGCAAAGAGCTGATTACCGCAGAAATCGAGCGATTGAAGGAGCTTCACGGAAACGCATTGAAGTACGAGGGGGAATTCCTATGA
- a CDS encoding DUF2812 domain-containing protein, with amino-acid sequence MKTIIKPLWSYDVQKTEQLLTDQAKAGYHLTQLNRFKRRFTFEKGNPKDVTYRIGYDKIKPATLSNTMRNDGWEKVTQSGKWYVIANEKPQAEVTTSTSRDAIIKRNNYIFYAFMAILIYITGAMLVNIALFSTVFFASDGNVEVVESPLWIITYTGSALSTAFYFFMIYSVWKIKKTNKSLSQENQTTYSSQHTLDKKNLTKAEEKQLKRDGLIIKRRKFGWMYSPDKLEKWLEQHAAEGNRLHRVSKLGTTFYFREGEPQHIKYSADYQNLSNDSYFEIHRQAGWKDIFSSKGAIQKWTIWSKEYEEGETPPALYSDKTHKLKQAKKVAFSYTVIFLPMVLMYMFIASINIGFLFRKEEAWTLHDTNTIMFFLCILVFGTFITKTWMYYFRLRRA; translated from the coding sequence ATGAAAACAATCATCAAACCATTATGGAGCTACGATGTACAGAAAACCGAACAATTGCTTACCGACCAGGCAAAAGCAGGCTATCACCTAACACAGCTTAACCGCTTCAAACGCCGCTTCACTTTCGAAAAGGGCAACCCAAAAGACGTAACCTACCGAATCGGCTACGACAAAATAAAACCCGCAACCCTTTCCAACACCATGCGCAATGACGGCTGGGAAAAAGTCACCCAAAGTGGCAAGTGGTATGTGATCGCAAACGAGAAACCGCAGGCAGAAGTGACTACTTCCACAAGTCGCGACGCCATCATCAAACGAAACAACTATATCTTTTATGCATTCATGGCCATACTCATCTACATAACCGGTGCAATGCTGGTAAACATAGCCCTCTTCTCCACCGTCTTTTTTGCAAGTGACGGAAACGTGGAAGTAGTGGAAAGTCCACTCTGGATCATCACCTACACCGGCTCAGCCCTAAGTACCGCTTTCTACTTTTTTATGATCTACTCTGTTTGGAAAATAAAGAAAACAAACAAATCCCTGTCACAAGAGAACCAAACAACATATTCGTCCCAACACACCCTAGATAAGAAAAACCTTACGAAAGCAGAAGAAAAACAACTAAAACGAGATGGACTAATCATTAAACGCCGCAAATTCGGCTGGATGTACTCGCCTGATAAACTGGAAAAGTGGCTAGAGCAACACGCAGCAGAAGGAAATCGCCTCCACCGCGTCAGCAAACTTGGCACCACCTTCTATTTCCGAGAAGGCGAGCCACAACATATCAAATACAGCGCAGACTACCAAAATCTATCGAATGATAGTTATTTCGAGATTCATAGACAAGCAGGTTGGAAGGATATATTCAGCTCCAAGGGTGCCATCCAAAAATGGACCATCTGGAGCAAGGAATACGAAGAAGGCGAAACACCACCAGCCTTGTACAGCGACAAAACGCACAAGCTCAAGCAAGCAAAGAAAGTCGCCTTCTCTTATACCGTGATCTTCCTACCGATGGTTCTAATGTATATGTTCATCGCCAGCATAAACATAGGCTTTCTGTTTCGAAAAGAAGAGGCGTGGACGTTACATGATACCAATACCATTATGTTTTTCCTTTGTATTCTCGTGTTCGGTACATTCATCACAAAGACTTGGATGTATTACTTTAGGCTGCGGAGAGCTTGA
- a CDS encoding helix-turn-helix transcriptional regulator — translation MKNRIKDLRKAAKMTQEDLAVKVGVSRQSIIAIESGKYNPSLELAYNISKVFDCIIEEVFILEEGGEE, via the coding sequence TTGAAAAATCGGATTAAAGATCTGCGCAAAGCTGCGAAGATGACCCAAGAGGACCTAGCCGTAAAGGTAGGCGTCTCGAGACAGTCCATCATTGCGATTGAATCGGGAAAGTACAATCCATCACTTGAACTAGCATATAACATTTCAAAGGTATTCGATTGCATCATTGAAGAGGTCTTTATTTTAGAAGAAGGGGGAGAAGAATAA
- a CDS encoding DUF6429 family protein, with protein sequence MEERIKELTLLLLYLTSWEEKNIPGEMRRSWKGYDFDILNQLSEQDFLHGGNRSKSVYLTEEGIEEAKKLAQKYIGQLDSN encoded by the coding sequence ATGGAAGAAAGAATCAAGGAGTTAACACTTTTATTACTGTACCTAACATCATGGGAAGAAAAGAATATTCCAGGAGAAATGCGACGAAGTTGGAAAGGATACGATTTCGATATATTAAACCAATTAAGCGAACAGGATTTTCTTCATGGCGGAAACCGTTCGAAATCCGTATATCTAACAGAAGAGGGTATAGAAGAAGCGAAAAAACTAGCTCAAAAGTATATTGGACAATTAGACAGCAACTAA
- a CDS encoding DMP19 family protein, producing the protein MADKNNTELITNEDIWNAMISLLSEYEFPTDNETANQAFMVYHYYSELESGGHEGLFNWCSMHIEALGVDRYFEELVRALKEINATEYALIEEKYGLQMWKLYQALEAGEIPEEEFYTVIENADSEYWQLDGKLGEVLEVYFVKVYKELG; encoded by the coding sequence TTGGCAGATAAAAATAATACAGAATTGATAACCAATGAAGACATTTGGAATGCGATGATTTCTTTACTGAGCGAATACGAATTTCCTACGGACAATGAAACTGCTAATCAAGCTTTTATGGTCTACCATTACTACTCCGAGCTTGAAAGTGGTGGGCATGAGGGTCTATTTAACTGGTGTTCTATGCATATAGAAGCGTTAGGGGTAGACCGTTATTTTGAAGAATTGGTGCGGGCGCTTAAGGAAATTAACGCAACTGAATATGCTTTAATAGAAGAAAAGTATGGCCTGCAGATGTGGAAGCTTTACCAAGCATTAGAAGCTGGTGAGATACCTGAGGAGGAGTTCTATACTGTTATCGAGAATGCCGACAGCGAATATTGGCAGCTTGACGGTAAATTAGGGGAAGTTTTAGAGGTTTATTTTGTGAAGGTGTATAAGGAATTGGGCTGA